One Thermococcus sp. MV5 genomic region harbors:
- a CDS encoding nucleotidyltransferase domain-containing protein — translation MIPQAYLKVLRKLYERLKDSDVNWVITGSLGFALQGVPVEPYDIDIQTDKKGAYEIEWIFSEFVVTPVNFRESERIRSHFGALMIDGIKVEIMGDIQKKVNNEWEPPVDIKRYRHFVRIKGMEIPVLDLEYEYQAYLKLGRIKKAQMLKKFLEKRGKDNV, via the coding sequence ATGATTCCTCAAGCCTATCTTAAAGTTCTCCGTAAGCTGTATGAGCGGTTAAAGGATAGCGATGTGAATTGGGTTATTACCGGAAGTCTTGGTTTTGCGCTTCAAGGTGTTCCCGTTGAGCCTTACGATATTGATATTCAAACTGATAAGAAAGGAGCTTACGAGATTGAATGGATCTTTTCTGAGTTTGTAGTGACGCCTGTAAATTTTAGAGAAAGCGAGAGAATCCGCTCGCACTTTGGAGCACTAATGATTGACGGAATTAAAGTTGAAATAATGGGAGATATTCAAAAGAAAGTCAACAATGAGTGGGAGCCACCCGTAGACATAAAGAGATACAGACACTTTGTGCGAATTAAAGGAATGGAAATTCCCGTTTTAGACCTAGAGTATGAGTATCAAGCTTACCTTAAGCTTGGAAGAATTAAGAAGGCCCAGATGCTGAAGAAGTTTTTAGAAAAGAGAGGAAAAGACAACGTTTGA
- a CDS encoding GNAT family N-acetyltransferase gives MKPIIRLARKEDKPFIEEIARLTWEGEDYLARVFENWLKDGNLYVLELEGKVIGTTKLTILPDKVGWLEGLRVHPNYQKRGFGRVLHNFILKKGKELAENDIINALEFSTYFLNKESIAMAKKDGFRTVERFYYIQRPLEEGEKSKLSKIDSSDELDYKGYIPYGWKFLHSCEESLEWLNRKAEIRKYKGYKFFYALVHENEPAFTPFKLLTESMKTLLPAMSFEARKIGYDSIDIMLPEDREDLIEPLKELGFKNWTDFKEPDVLVFRKEL, from the coding sequence ATGAAACCAATAATAAGGCTCGCTCGTAAAGAAGACAAACCCTTCATTGAGGAAATAGCCCGCTTAACCTGGGAAGGAGAAGACTACCTTGCAAGGGTTTTTGAGAATTGGCTGAAAGACGGAAATCTCTATGTTCTTGAGCTGGAAGGAAAAGTTATCGGGACGACAAAGCTTACAATCTTACCTGATAAAGTCGGCTGGCTTGAAGGCCTTAGAGTTCACCCTAATTATCAAAAACGTGGCTTTGGGAGAGTTTTACACAACTTTATACTCAAGAAAGGAAAAGAACTAGCAGAAAATGACATCATAAATGCACTAGAGTTCTCAACCTACTTTCTCAATAAAGAAAGTATAGCAATGGCAAAGAAAGATGGGTTTAGGACTGTGGAGCGGTTTTACTACATTCAAAGACCGCTTGAAGAGGGAGAAAAATCAAAACTTTCAAAAATTGACTCTTCAGATGAGCTCGATTATAAGGGATATATCCCCTATGGCTGGAAGTTCTTGCACAGCTGTGAGGAAAGCCTTGAGTGGTTAAACAGAAAGGCGGAGATTAGGAAATACAAAGGCTATAAATTCTTTTATGCTTTAGTACATGAAAATGAACCCGCGTTCACACCTTTCAAGCTTTTAACTGAGAGCATGAAAACGCTTTTACCCGCAATGAGCTTTGAAGCCAGAAAAATAGGCTACGACAGCATCGACATAATGCTCCCCGAAGATAGGGAGGATTTAATTGAACCCTTAAAAGAGCTTGGATTTAAGAATTGGACAGATTTTAAGGAGCCTGATGTCTTGGTGTTTAGGAAGGAGCTTTAA
- a CDS encoding class I SAM-dependent methyltransferase, whose translation MKWNFDEWAQSYDEDVAREDWIHKDYKKVLKLVAEKAKGIVVDIGCGTGNILRFIKCEQYIGVEPSGEMRRVFKEKWGFEPVNGNFLDILLPDETADTVITSYAFHHVPDGEKENAIKEMLRVLKHDGKIVMGDVMFESEKEKRRIGEEDGITEEIEDEYFAVVEHLRRICERLGLEFTFERVNRYVWIAEIKRTT comes from the coding sequence ATGAAGTGGAACTTTGATGAATGGGCTCAAAGCTATGACGAAGATGTGGCTAGAGAAGATTGGATACACAAGGATTATAAAAAGGTCCTTAAACTCGTCGCGGAGAAAGCCAAGGGTATTGTAGTTGATATCGGCTGCGGCACGGGAAATATTTTGAGATTCATTAAGTGTGAGCAATACATTGGTGTTGAGCCCTCAGGAGAAATGAGGAGGGTTTTTAAAGAAAAGTGGGGCTTTGAACCTGTAAACGGCAACTTCTTGGACATTCTTCTACCAGATGAAACTGCCGATACTGTAATAACGAGCTATGCTTTTCACCACGTGCCCGACGGGGAAAAGGAGAACGCAATAAAGGAGATGCTCCGGGTTCTAAAGCATGACGGGAAAATTGTCATGGGAGATGTCATGTTTGAGTCCGAAAAGGAAAAGAGACGCATCGGTGAGGAGGACGGTATAACTGAGGAGATTGAGGATGAGTACTTTGCGGTAGTAGAGCATTTGAGGAGGATATGCGAGAGACTGGGGCTTGAGTTTACGTTTGAGCGGGTAAACAGGTATGTGTGGATCGCTGAGATAAAAAGAACTACTTGA
- a CDS encoding helix-turn-helix domain-containing protein, with protein MLLSDNMNTEELAKMLDGLGHPLRLEIVALLAKEKRAMYLNEIANALGINRALAKVHLKKLEAAGIVKSKVVLDEERGKALRFYELVPFDFHLSPEMLKEVVE; from the coding sequence ATGTTATTAAGTGATAACATGAATACTGAAGAACTTGCTAAAATGCTTGATGGACTTGGGCATCCACTCAGACTTGAGATAGTTGCTCTGCTCGCTAAAGAAAAAAGGGCGATGTATCTTAATGAGATAGCGAACGCTCTTGGAATAAACAGAGCTTTAGCTAAGGTTCATCTCAAAAAGCTCGAGGCAGCAGGAATTGTCAAGAGTAAGGTTGTGCTTGATGAGGAGAGGGGAAAAGCTCTGAGATTTTATGAGCTTGTACCGTTTGACTTTCACCTCTCACCTGAGATGTTGAAGGAGGTGGTGGAATGA
- a CDS encoding MFS transporter: MKWSEIPRDAKAYMLYHTIIAPQLIVWTLLPLYMMYSGYSVLEVGAFFTAVNVISIPLTYLFGRAFNHWDIKKGLIAIDALDGIAYVLYGFAKGAIAPLMLFAGRTIEKLSTVLYPLYRAYEQIIYPEDRYEEIFAWHLRLPEIARLITFPILGYLFGYVFPKPEHYRLAFIFFGLLSIATMAYIWLFLPSVGKEERITPKGFTFKAGEFKLLLTFEALLTLAWELAPGIVLINYVVFVLKKTIFEVTLIACVSSIASIIGTYASERVPMGKGFQAIGFGMFLNAVYALIMALSPPFWLALVVYAIGDFGTTLWFPFYRSWMFKLIPKEKASEFHAAITSYRRLIGLFTPFIAGVLASLHATLPYAASLVLFIIIGLIFIRLSRPKA; the protein is encoded by the coding sequence GTGAAGTGGAGTGAAATCCCCAGAGATGCTAAAGCTTACATGCTCTACCATACAATCATAGCTCCACAGCTCATAGTGTGGACTCTCCTCCCACTCTACATGATGTACTCCGGTTACTCCGTTCTTGAAGTCGGGGCGTTCTTCACAGCTGTTAACGTAATCTCTATACCGCTAACCTATCTCTTTGGCAGGGCGTTTAATCACTGGGACATTAAAAAGGGGCTTATTGCAATAGACGCGCTCGATGGAATAGCTTATGTCCTCTACGGCTTTGCAAAGGGTGCGATAGCTCCGCTGATGCTCTTCGCCGGGAGAACCATCGAGAAGCTCTCCACGGTACTCTACCCCCTCTACCGTGCTTACGAGCAGATCATTTACCCCGAAGACAGGTATGAGGAGATATTCGCCTGGCACCTTCGGCTGCCGGAGATTGCCCGCTTAATAACCTTCCCGATTCTCGGCTACCTTTTCGGCTATGTCTTCCCAAAGCCGGAGCACTACCGTTTAGCGTTCATCTTCTTCGGGTTGCTCTCAATAGCTACGATGGCCTACATCTGGCTGTTTCTACCATCTGTGGGGAAAGAAGAGAGAATAACACCAAAGGGCTTCACATTCAAGGCCGGCGAATTCAAACTCCTCCTCACTTTTGAGGCTTTGCTCACACTGGCATGGGAGCTCGCCCCAGGGATAGTTCTCATAAACTATGTTGTCTTTGTGCTCAAAAAGACGATCTTTGAAGTAACACTGATAGCCTGTGTAAGCAGTATCGCTTCGATAATCGGCACCTATGCCAGCGAGAGGGTTCCAATGGGAAAGGGTTTTCAGGCAATAGGCTTTGGAATGTTCCTCAACGCGGTTTACGCCCTCATTATGGCACTTTCTCCACCTTTCTGGCTGGCACTGGTGGTTTATGCCATAGGGGACTTTGGCACCACTCTCTGGTTCCCCTTCTACCGCTCCTGGATGTTCAAGCTTATTCCAAAAGAAAAAGCAAGCGAGTTTCATGCGGCAATAACAAGCTACCGCAGACTGATTGGACTTTTTACACCCTTTATTGCTGGAGTACTGGCCTCTTTACACGCGACTTTACCCTACGCAGCAAGTCTCGTGCTTTTCATAATAATTGGCTTGATATTCATCAGGCTCAGCAGACCCAAGGCTTAA
- a CDS encoding nicotinamide-nucleotide adenylyltransferase: MKMRGLFVGRFQPVHNGHLKALEYVFEQVEEVIIGIGSAQVSHTLKNPFTASERMEMLIRALDEKDIPRGKYFLVALPDINFNSIWAPYVEAMVPKFDVVFTGNSLVAQLFRERGYRVVVQPIFRKDILSATEIRRRMIEGEPWEELVPKSVVKYIKEIKGVERIRMLATDLEKNEKELQAPIRIPEF, translated from the coding sequence ATAAAAATGAGGGGTCTTTTTGTTGGTAGATTTCAACCTGTCCATAATGGCCATCTCAAAGCGTTGGAATATGTCTTTGAACAAGTAGAAGAAGTTATAATTGGTATCGGAAGTGCCCAAGTAAGCCACACTTTGAAGAATCCATTTACAGCAAGTGAAAGAATGGAAATGCTCATAAGGGCTCTGGACGAAAAGGACATCCCAAGAGGAAAGTACTTTCTTGTTGCTTTACCTGATATAAACTTCAATTCAATCTGGGCTCCATATGTTGAGGCTATGGTGCCAAAATTTGATGTTGTCTTTACGGGAAATTCTCTCGTGGCACAGCTGTTTAGAGAAAGAGGGTACAGAGTTGTGGTTCAACCAATATTTAGAAAAGACATTCTTTCAGCCACTGAAATAAGGAGAAGAATGATAGAAGGGGAGCCATGGGAGGAACTAGTGCCAAAAAGTGTTGTGAAATATATTAAAGAGATAAAAGGTGTTGAGAGAATAAGAATGCTGGCTACAGATTTAGAAAAGAATGAAAAAGAACTTCAAGCCCCTATTAGGATTCCTGAGTTTTAA
- a CDS encoding S-adenosyl-l-methionine hydroxide adenosyltransferase family protein: protein MITLTTDFGIKGPYVGEMKGAILTINPEARIIDITHSITRHSILEGSFVMEQVVKYSPPSTIHIGVIDPGVGTERRAMIVEGDQFLVLPDNGLATLPLKWIKPKAAYEINLKKIEGIIGRPISSTFHGRDVFGPAGALLDLGYEPSRLGKELDLERIVKLDIEPKKKDNSWILKVIYVDDFGNVILNLEDYEKPEYIKILGKEILYLGTYGEVKPGELLALPGSHDYLEIAVNQGSAAELLELRVGDEVEVELVYKGG, encoded by the coding sequence ATGATAACTCTAACCACAGACTTTGGCATTAAAGGTCCATATGTAGGAGAGATGAAGGGGGCAATTTTAACGATAAATCCCGAAGCAAGGATAATTGATATCACTCATTCAATAACCAGACATAGTATTCTTGAGGGCTCTTTTGTGATGGAACAGGTTGTAAAGTATTCTCCACCAAGTACAATTCACATAGGAGTCATTGATCCAGGTGTTGGAACGGAAAGAAGGGCCATGATAGTGGAAGGAGATCAATTTTTAGTTCTTCCTGACAATGGGCTTGCTACTCTTCCTCTCAAATGGATAAAACCAAAAGCAGCATATGAGATAAATCTCAAAAAGATAGAAGGGATTATTGGGAGACCTATAAGCTCAACTTTTCATGGAAGGGATGTCTTTGGTCCAGCTGGAGCATTGCTTGATCTAGGATATGAACCCTCTAGGCTTGGGAAGGAACTTGACCTCGAAAGAATAGTTAAACTTGACATAGAACCAAAGAAAAAGGATAATTCCTGGATCTTGAAAGTAATTTATGTGGATGATTTTGGAAATGTTATCCTTAACCTTGAGGATTATGAAAAGCCAGAATATATAAAAATCTTAGGAAAAGAAATTCTTTATCTTGGAACATATGGAGAGGTCAAACCAGGAGAACTTTTAGCCCTTCCTGGGAGTCATGACTATCTGGAGATAGCTGTAAATCAAGGTTCAGCTGCTGAATTATTGGAATTGAGGGTGGGAGATGAAGTGGAAGTAGAGCTGGTATATAAGGGGGGATAA
- a CDS encoding transglutaminase domain-containing protein: MNYLKLIPLTIIFLVIFSGCLVKEPAKVDITVDKSVVKEGDIFHLIVRINNTGKVAITGINLYLSNPGFKILQAPNFNTPLKVGESREFIWIIKAPENPSRYILKASVEVIDELQRTWGGFYKEFIMNIVEKESEIPLLGILNTAIISPTEVEGGKEFQLEILFENLGNAPVTIKEITFDLLEGVEIIKSSDIPGNIPPGEQLKAMYTLRTPYMPKTGYITISITYNEGDQEKREFKNRFLKIVWTPWKYDKERLKRAYGEEYYWIELQYLVDGYWKEKFNSSSVVEMEVLRNITLPIVEGAKSEIEAAQRVYNLITVKYSLGNQTTSLNPSVILSKKEISHEEATLLFTGTLRALNIPARVVSLYNGSDCTENTISEFYSGGKWYVIDFKRGFFGSREEYLATPYFPKIYQMLTQGPYNLVAHAPEEMRGHEHIDLTPEYLANIENDLREILENKLSPLLRPRLSMVLVDMNKNERIFTLFLFASAPEKELNLIFQKTTPKNLAKNIDALYKFYKDKPWPEDFKEYWDILKEVYK, encoded by the coding sequence ATGAATTATCTAAAGCTCATCCCACTTACCATCATCTTTTTGGTAATCTTTTCCGGGTGTTTAGTTAAAGAACCGGCTAAAGTTGACATAACAGTGGATAAAAGCGTTGTGAAGGAGGGAGATATTTTTCATTTAATTGTGAGGATTAACAATACCGGAAAGGTTGCAATAACTGGAATAAACCTATATCTGAGCAACCCGGGGTTTAAAATCCTTCAAGCTCCAAATTTTAATACTCCTTTAAAGGTTGGAGAAAGTAGAGAGTTCATTTGGATAATAAAAGCTCCTGAAAATCCAAGTAGGTACATCCTTAAAGCATCCGTTGAAGTAATCGACGAACTGCAAAGAACGTGGGGCGGATTCTATAAAGAATTTATCATGAACATAGTGGAAAAAGAGAGTGAGATCCCACTATTAGGAATCTTAAATACTGCAATAATTTCTCCCACGGAAGTTGAAGGAGGTAAAGAGTTTCAGCTTGAAATACTATTCGAAAATCTTGGAAATGCTCCAGTGACGATCAAAGAAATAACCTTTGACCTTTTAGAAGGCGTGGAAATCATAAAAAGTTCTGATATTCCTGGGAATATACCCCCCGGAGAACAACTTAAAGCAATGTACACACTCAGAACCCCTTACATGCCTAAAACAGGGTATATAACCATTTCAATAACGTATAACGAGGGTGATCAAGAAAAAAGAGAATTTAAAAATAGATTCCTAAAAATAGTTTGGACACCTTGGAAGTATGATAAAGAGAGGCTTAAGCGTGCATACGGAGAAGAGTATTACTGGATTGAACTTCAATATCTTGTTGACGGCTATTGGAAAGAGAAGTTTAATTCTTCCTCAGTTGTAGAGATGGAGGTGTTGAGAAACATCACTTTACCTATTGTAGAAGGAGCTAAGTCAGAAATAGAAGCAGCTCAAAGAGTATACAACCTAATAACAGTTAAATATTCCCTAGGAAACCAGACTACCTCACTAAACCCCAGTGTTATTCTTTCCAAGAAAGAAATAAGTCATGAAGAAGCCACACTACTATTTACAGGAACCTTAAGAGCCCTTAACATTCCTGCTAGGGTTGTTTCACTGTATAATGGAAGTGATTGCACAGAGAATACTATCTCTGAGTTTTACTCTGGAGGAAAATGGTATGTTATTGACTTTAAAAGAGGATTCTTTGGAAGTAGAGAAGAGTATTTAGCAACCCCTTACTTCCCAAAAATCTATCAGATGCTAACTCAAGGACCCTATAACCTAGTGGCCCACGCTCCCGAAGAAATGAGGGGTCATGAGCATATAGACCTAACTCCAGAATATCTTGCTAATATTGAGAATGATTTAAGGGAAATATTGGAGAATAAACTCTCGCCATTGTTAAGACCAAGGCTCTCAATGGTGCTTGTAGATATGAACAAAAACGAACGTATATTCACGCTTTTCCTCTTTGCTTCAGCCCCTGAAAAAGAATTAAATCTTATCTTTCAAAAAACCACCCCTAAGAATCTTGCTAAAAATATAGACGCTCTCTATAAGTTTTATAAAGACAAACCATGGCCAGAAGACTTTAAAGAATATTGGGACATCCTAAAGGAGGTGTACAAATGA
- a CDS encoding tRNA (cytidine(56)-2'-O)-methyltransferase, producing MIAILRLGHRPERDKRMTTHVALTARAFGADKIIIAAEKDEHVYESVVDVTKRWGGPFEIEFDPHWRQLLREWKGKIVHLTMYGIHVDDALPRIKEDFKKGENMLIVVGAEKVPREVYEIAHYNVAVGNQPHSEVAALAVFLDRLLEGKGLRKNFKDAKVKIIPQERGKRVISLEGDE from the coding sequence ATGATAGCAATTCTTAGACTTGGACACAGGCCAGAACGAGACAAAAGAATGACAACTCACGTAGCCCTAACTGCAAGAGCTTTCGGAGCAGATAAGATAATAATAGCAGCGGAAAAAGACGAACATGTTTACGAGAGTGTTGTAGACGTTACAAAGAGATGGGGAGGCCCATTTGAAATTGAGTTTGATCCACACTGGAGACAACTTCTACGAGAATGGAAAGGGAAAATAGTTCATCTAACCATGTATGGAATTCATGTAGATGATGCACTCCCAAGAATAAAGGAAGACTTTAAGAAAGGAGAAAACATGTTAATCGTAGTAGGAGCCGAGAAAGTTCCTAGAGAGGTTTATGAAATAGCCCATTATAACGTTGCCGTTGGAAATCAACCACACAGTGAAGTTGCAGCATTAGCAGTATTTTTAGACAGATTACTTGAAGGAAAAGGTTTAAGAAAGAACTTCAAGGATGCTAAAGTCAAGATAATCCCTCAAGAGAGAGGAAAAAGAGTAATCTCTCTGGAGGGAGATGAATAA
- the pgsA gene encoding archaetidylinositol phosphate synthase, giving the protein MLNKYRSSVKAYLEIIVKPLAKLGVTPNQLTFIGLAISLLSAYFFAQGFQRNAALMLLFGSLIDALDGTLARLTGKTSRFGAFLDSTFDRLSDAAVLFGIGYGNLVKWEIIVIALVGSYLVSYERCRAELAGSGNLAVGIAERAERLLILIITALFNRVDIGVYIVAILAWITVFQRLWEAKKRLS; this is encoded by the coding sequence ATGTTAAATAAATACCGCTCCAGCGTTAAGGCCTACTTAGAAATTATCGTAAAGCCATTAGCAAAACTCGGAGTCACTCCAAACCAACTTACATTTATTGGACTTGCCATTTCCCTTTTGAGTGCTTACTTTTTTGCTCAGGGTTTCCAAAGAAACGCTGCTCTCATGCTCTTATTTGGATCTCTTATAGATGCTTTAGACGGGACATTGGCAAGATTGACAGGAAAAACTTCTCGTTTTGGTGCATTTTTGGATTCAACGTTTGATAGACTGAGTGATGCTGCAGTGTTATTTGGAATTGGCTATGGAAACCTGGTCAAATGGGAGATTATAGTTATCGCATTAGTAGGATCGTACTTAGTAAGCTACGAAAGATGTAGAGCAGAGTTAGCTGGAAGCGGTAACCTTGCTGTTGGAATAGCAGAGCGGGCTGAGAGACTGCTTATACTAATCATCACAGCCTTATTTAATAGAGTAGATATAGGAGTTTACATAGTGGCAATTTTAGCTTGGATAACTGTCTTTCAACGACTCTGGGAGGCCAAAAAAAGGTTAAGCTAA
- a CDS encoding TIGR02253 family HAD-type hydrolase, with translation MIRAVFFDFVGTLLSKEYEDITHQNIIKEVLDKSKAENIDVLEFWKEYEERTREKFKEYAGMPYKPLRIIEEEILKALLEKHGLEFPPDFWEIHLRMHQKYGKLYDEVVETLETLKRKGYYVGIITDSDNDYLKAQLESLGIIHLFDGITTSEEAGFYKPHPRIFEVALKKAGIRGEEAIYVGDNPLKDCVGARQVEMLSVLLDKKGERKEAWNECEFIISDLREVLVIIEELNGQ, from the coding sequence ATGATACGAGCAGTATTTTTTGATTTCGTTGGGACTTTGCTCAGCAAAGAATACGAAGACATAACCCATCAAAATATAATAAAAGAAGTCCTTGATAAAAGTAAAGCAGAAAATATAGACGTTCTAGAGTTTTGGAAGGAATATGAGGAACGCACAAGGGAGAAGTTTAAAGAATATGCTGGGATGCCATACAAACCTCTCAGAATTATAGAAGAAGAAATTTTGAAAGCGTTGCTAGAAAAGCATGGCTTGGAATTTCCTCCTGATTTTTGGGAGATCCATTTAAGGATGCACCAAAAGTATGGAAAACTTTATGATGAAGTTGTTGAGACTCTTGAAACGCTAAAGAGAAAGGGATATTATGTTGGTATTATTACAGATTCCGATAATGATTACCTAAAAGCACAGCTTGAATCCCTTGGGATCATTCATTTGTTTGATGGCATAACTACAAGTGAGGAAGCTGGATTCTATAAGCCCCATCCCAGGATATTTGAAGTGGCATTGAAAAAGGCTGGGATTAGAGGTGAAGAGGCTATATATGTGGGAGACAATCCATTAAAGGATTGTGTTGGTGCCAGACAAGTTGAGATGCTGAGTGTTCTCCTTGATAAAAAAGGAGAAAGAAAAGAGGCATGGAATGAATGTGAATTTATAATCAGTGATTTAAGGGAGGTATTGGTAATAATTGAAGAGTTAAACGGTCAGTAA
- a CDS encoding ASCH domain-containing protein, protein MRNLKFDGKYKDLILNGKKRTTIRIGRKINLAPGDEVLIHSGGYVIGKAKIKRVERKKVCELTNEDAKIDGFKTREELIRALETHYKNITPETEVTVVEFKLVKILETPILSADYPYEGNNPIEIAENALRYLDNLTFEEIALLKLFLHSGSLRKAAYKLGGLDKRYRIREVLRKAYEELKKRGFMNPKL, encoded by the coding sequence GTGAGAAATTTAAAATTTGACGGTAAGTACAAAGATCTTATTCTCAATGGGAAAAAGAGGACTACAATAAGAATAGGGCGAAAAATTAACTTGGCTCCAGGAGATGAAGTCCTTATCCATTCTGGAGGATATGTCATTGGAAAGGCTAAAATAAAACGAGTCGAAAGAAAAAAAGTTTGCGAGTTGACAAATGAAGATGCTAAGATTGATGGATTTAAAACTCGGGAAGAGCTTATACGTGCTCTCGAGACTCATTATAAAAATATAACGCCTGAGACAGAAGTAACTGTTGTAGAATTTAAACTTGTTAAGATCTTGGAGACACCTATTCTTTCTGCAGACTATCCTTATGAGGGGAACAACCCAATAGAGATAGCAGAAAACGCGCTAAGATATCTTGATAACCTAACATTTGAGGAAATTGCATTGTTAAAATTGTTTCTTCATTCGGGAAGTCTCAGAAAAGCGGCCTATAAGCTTGGTGGTCTTGATAAAAGATATAGAATCCGAGAGGTTCTACGAAAGGCTTATGAGGAGCTTAAAAAGAGAGGTTTTATGAATCCAAAATTATGA
- a CDS encoding ASCH domain-containing protein, whose amino-acid sequence MKVYKLYVRDEYLRVIKNGEKKIEVRVAYPQLKNIKPRDKILFNNEIPVEVVSVKRYETFRQVLREEPLEKIFPDKPSFEQALKRFHNMYPKWKENRYGVIAIKFRPLGPRRE is encoded by the coding sequence ATGAAAGTTTACAAACTTTATGTGAGAGACGAATATCTAAGAGTGATAAAAAACGGAGAAAAGAAGATAGAGGTTAGGGTGGCATATCCTCAACTTAAAAATATTAAACCCAGGGATAAGATACTTTTTAATAATGAAATTCCTGTAGAGGTAGTTTCTGTTAAGAGATATGAAACATTTAGGCAGGTTTTGAGGGAAGAGCCGTTGGAAAAAATTTTCCCTGATAAACCAAGCTTTGAACAGGCCCTAAAAAGATTTCACAATATGTATCCAAAATGGAAAGAAAATCGATATGGAGTTATTGCGATAAAATTCCGTCCCCTTGGTCCGAGGAGGGAGTAA
- a CDS encoding class III signal peptide-containing protein — MLRKAQSALEYLFILAAVLILVMVTIRVIFSSVRAINSSVSEYVDTIKDKILETL, encoded by the coding sequence ATGTTAAGAAAAGCCCAGAGCGCGCTTGAGTATCTCTTCATACTAGCTGCAGTTCTTATACTTGTCATGGTCACAATAAGAGTTATCTTCAGTAGCGTCCGTGCCATAAATTCTTCAGTTAGTGAATATGTTGACACTATCAAAGACAAAATTCTCGAAACATTGTGA
- a CDS encoding A24 family peptidase C-terminal domain-containing protein — protein sequence MELLLVALGVIMGILTSYTDAKTGFIDDKHVFPIAGFGILYYLYQGFLVEHDIPYALSGIIGMGSGFLLGYLLYLMGGWASGDVVILMGYSALFPYASQYAKIVPPYSTAYPLHAVTLLLNSILAIFPFILVYSLAMLVKNKKTSQLKKIFVEKWSRPFEFALWVSGAFVILRLTQNFTILRNPLFSLLIWGATIVVLAKLEKIGDLIGAGLLIYEIVFNTPEVIYTYLRIALMFYLFKIFFSLISTLRIEVLTRKVTVDELKEWDILGEWIYEKNGEIHRDRESSFDKILRALKTMNMKALKIEYNKLIASPTAEGLTKENIETLRRLVEEGKLENEFLVRKAMPFAPALFLGFLISIFYGDLFWLLLLKTNGL from the coding sequence ATGGAGCTTCTTTTAGTAGCTCTGGGGGTTATTATGGGAATTCTCACTTCTTATACAGACGCCAAAACTGGATTTATCGATGACAAACATGTTTTTCCGATCGCAGGGTTTGGAATCCTTTACTATCTGTATCAAGGGTTTTTGGTGGAACATGATATACCTTATGCACTCTCTGGCATAATAGGCATGGGGAGCGGCTTTTTATTGGGTTATCTCCTATATCTTATGGGTGGATGGGCAAGCGGAGATGTTGTAATCTTAATGGGATATTCCGCCCTTTTTCCGTATGCATCACAATATGCAAAAATTGTCCCTCCTTACTCCACAGCTTATCCTCTCCACGCAGTGACTCTTTTGTTGAATAGTATTTTAGCCATATTTCCATTCATCCTTGTGTATTCGCTGGCAATGCTTGTAAAGAACAAAAAGACTTCTCAACTAAAAAAAATCTTTGTTGAAAAATGGTCTAGGCCATTTGAGTTCGCTCTTTGGGTTTCAGGAGCATTTGTTATACTTAGACTAACCCAAAATTTCACAATCCTCAGAAACCCGCTTTTTAGCCTTTTAATATGGGGAGCAACGATAGTAGTACTGGCAAAACTTGAAAAAATTGGCGATCTTATCGGAGCTGGCCTTTTAATCTATGAGATAGTGTTTAATACTCCAGAAGTTATTTATACCTACTTAAGGATTGCCTTAATGTTCTATTTATTTAAGATATTCTTCTCTCTTATAAGCACTCTTCGAATCGAAGTATTAACAAGAAAAGTTACTGTAGATGAACTCAAGGAATGGGATATTCTTGGAGAGTGGATATATGAAAAAAACGGAGAAATTCATAGGGACAGAGAAAGTTCCTTTGATAAAATCCTCAGGGCTTTAAAAACCATGAACATGAAGGCACTGAAAATAGAATACAACAAATTAATTGCTTCTCCTACTGCTGAGGGACTCACCAAGGAGAATATCGAAACTTTAAGGAGACTTGTAGAAGAAGGAAAACTTGAAAACGAGTTTTTAGTCAGAAAGGCAATGCCCTTTGCACCTGCCCTCTTTCTGGGATTCCTAATTTCAATCTTCTATGGAGATCTGTTTTGGTTGTTATTACTAAAAACCAATGGTTTGTGA